The proteins below are encoded in one region of Conger conger chromosome 17, fConCon1.1, whole genome shotgun sequence:
- the serpine3 gene encoding probable serpin E3 has product MLSCRLMMTSLFLCLWLGEKGHGSAGETLEELHTEFAVSLYQTLTETDNSSNLIISPASVSMSLGLLQFGARGNTLSQLEGALRYNSNEIRMQDFLQQVQGDPSNSTQAVRVQLACALFVQSGMQLSQEFTQHASAWANSSVVRTNFSQPNHTRGQVEQWVRSHGNVGDVPALLRGEELAGLVEEQGEPSGWGQTQMALVSSVAFRGTWQRQFLFAETRNLPFTLSDGTTTKVPMMYQASEVKFGQFRTPTDHRYTVVELPYLGDSLSLLVALPSERKLPLALLETQLSSRAVALWASGLRRAKMDVFLPRFRIQSRFNLKSVLLSLGISDIFDPMAADFGGISEDGLYVSEAIHEAKIEVTEEGTKAAAATAMVLLKRSRAPVFKADRPFIFLLREASTGSVLFMGRVVNPAGLA; this is encoded by the exons ATGCTGTCGTGTCGCTTGATGATGACCTcactcttcctctgcctctggttgGGGGAGAAGGGGCATGGGAGTGCGGGGGAAACTCTGGAGGAGCTGCACACGGAGTTTGCCGTCAGCCTCTACCAAACCCTCACCGAGACCGACAACAGCTCCAACCTGATCATATCTCCAGCCAGCGTGTCCATGTCTCTGGGGCTGCTGCAGTTTGGGGCACGAGGCAATACCCTGTCCCAGCTGGAGGGGGCGCTGAGGTACAACTCCAACG AGATCCGGATGCAGGACTTCCTGCAGCAGGTCCAGGGGGACCCCAGTAACTCCACGCAGGCTGTGAGGGTGCAGCTGGCCTGCGCCCTGTTTGTGCAGAGCGGCATGCAGCTCTCCCAGGAGtttacccagcatgcatcagCCTGGGCCAACAGCAGCGTGGTGCGCACCAACTTCAGCCAGCCCAACCACACTCGAGGACAGGTGGAGCAGTGGGTCCGTAGCCATGGAAACG TGGGTGATGTCCCCGCCCTCCTGCGCGGTGAGGAGCTGGCGGGATTGGTGGAGGAGCAGGGTGAGCCCTCGGGGTGGGGTCAGACGcagatggctctggtcagcaGCGTGGCCTTCAGGGGCACCTGGCAGAGGCAGTTCCTCTTCGCTGAGACCCGGAACCTTCCATTCACCCTCTCCGACGGCACCACCACCAAAGTGCCCATGATGTACCAGGCCTCAGAGGTCAAATTTG GCCAGTTCCGCACCCCCACAGACCACAGGTACACGGTGGTGGAGCTGCCCTACCTGGGCGACTCCCTCAGCCTGCTGGTGGCGCTGCCCAGCGAGAGGAAGCTGCCCCTGGCTCTGCTGGAGACGCAGCTCAGCTCCCGCGCCGTGGCGCTCTGGGCCAGCGGCCTGCGCAGAGCCAAGATGGACGTCTTCCTGCCGCG GTTCAGGATCCAGAGCAGATTCAACCTGAAGTCAGTGCTGCTTTCTCTGGGCATCTCTGACATCTTTGACCCCATGGCTGCGGACTTTGGTGGAATCTCAg AGGATGGCCTGTATGTGTCAGAAGCCATTCATGAAGCTAAAATAGAGGTGACTGAAGAGGGAACCAAGGCAGCagcagctacag CGATGGTGTTGCTGAAGCGGTCACGCGCTCCCGTGTTTAAGGCGGACCGACCGTTCATCTTCCTCCTGAGGGAGGCCAGCACAG GTTCAGTTCTCTTCATGGGCCGAGTGGTGAACCCAGCGGGGCTAGCGTGA